A region from the Drosophila ananassae strain 14024-0371.13 chromosome 2L, ASM1763931v2, whole genome shotgun sequence genome encodes:
- the LOC6505574 gene encoding serine-rich adhesin for platelets isoform X5, with translation MTTTNSSNSSTTTVTTQQKEQVGGTAASTTSKVYIKKTGSSNNSTTSSTTTTASSSAGRKESFGSRDSLNDILSETGLSTGNVAATRKSLENKNLDLTKPPGAAISQQRSSTSSATLTTTVGTGLAASAVSKSLENMDEKVKSPPPPVLSKKPSVPLKKTPTGGVPMVGAGNILGGKKKNPDGKLTSAVSHDLADGLTASKLVTGANQLPDAGAPGNLVMRRAATIAVEDTDFDRVERASILTDMRQGRVKAPKRRPPSAAINVLGESNNNSVYVNGSGTAGGAGSASEMSEDGGKPAASSDDNSTGEEPQLAKPKPREWEKKKAPWMEELKASQVTRKKTSPSVEPRGATVAERTSKLFTADQAISSSISSSSSSTTSKVQSSAVTSSMYAENTSSSSVTTSSTSSTSAVTVTANDAIMSRSLSAAKAAASSDEETKAARPNSLAIRNQRSVSPLVKSSNASSSQSQEEKPSLMTNHQEPPANKVNQLETRIEKLESLVQNQQRTIEELVNALKSEAERVKILRSELDKYAQKQPRRGKFDNWMF, from the exons aTGACCACAACGAACTCGAGCAACTCCAGCACCACCACGGTGACCACCCAGCAGAAGGAGCAGGTCGGAGGCACTGCCGCCTCGACCACATCGAAGGTTTATATCAAGAAGACGGGCAGTAGCAATAAtagcaccaccagcagcaccaccaccaccgcctccTCGTCGGCGGGACGCAAGGAGAGTTTCGGTTCTCGCGACTCCCTCAACGATATTCTGAGCGAAACGGGTCTGTCCACGGGAAATGTGGCTGCCACACGGAAATCACTGGAGAATAAGAACCTTGACCTGACCAAACCACCGGGAGCGGCCATCAGCCAGCAGAGGAGCAGCACGAGTAGCGCCACTTTGACCACCACAGTGGGCACTGGACTGGCGGCCTCCGCGGTTAGCAAAAGTTTGGAGAACATGGATGAAAAGGTCAAGTCCCCACCACCGCCGGTGCTGAGCAAGAAACCGAGCGTGCCGCTCAAGAAGACTCCAACGGGTGGAGTTCCTATGGTCGGTGCAG GCAATATTTTGGGCGGCAAGAAAAAGAATCCGGATGGAAAGTTAACCAGCGCCGTTTCCCACGACTTGGCAGATGGCTTAACGGCCAGCAAACTGGTCACAGGTGCCAATCAGCTGCCGGATGCTGGGGCACCAGGAAATCTGGTGATGCGAAGGGCAGCCACCATCGCCGTGGAAGATACGGACTTCGATCGCGTTGAACGCGCCTCGATTCTAACCGATATGCGACAGGGAAGAGTCAAGGCCCCGAAACGCCGACCACCCTCGGCGGCCATAAATGTGCTGGGAGAGAGTAACAATAATTCTGTGTATGTGAACGGAAGTGGAACAGCCGGAGGAGCCGGTAGTGCCAGTGAGATGAGCGAAGATGGTGGCAAGCCGGCGGCTTCTTCGGATGACAATTCGACGGGCGAGGAACCGCAGCTGGCCAAGCCAAAGCCACGCGAATGGGAGAAGAAGAAGGCGCCCTGGATGGAGGAGTTGAAGGCATCGCAGGTGACCCGCAAAAAGACCTCGCCCAGCGTGGAGCCACGTGGAGCAACAGTGGCCGAGAGGACCTCCAAGCTCTTTACCGCCGATCAAGCAATTAGCAGTAGCATtagctccagcagcagcagtactACATCGAAAGTGCAATCCTCAGCGGTGACATCCTCCATGTACGCGGAGAACACCAGCAGCAGTTCTGTGACCACCAGCAGTACCAGCAGCACCAGTGCGGTCACCGTCACTGCCAACGATGCCATCATGTCCCGCAGTCTATCTGCTGCCAAGGCGGCTGCCAGTAGCGACGAGGAGACGAAAGCCGCACGTCCAAACAGTCTTGCGATACGGAATCAACGAAGTGTTTCGCCCTTGGTCAAGAGCTCCAATGCCAGCAGTTCGCAGTCCCAGGAAGAGAAGCCCAGCCTGATGACCAATCACCAAGAGCCACCCGCCAACAAAGTCAATCAGCTGGAGACAAGGATCGAGAAGTTGGAGAGTCTGGTTCAAAACCAACAGCGCACCATCGAAGAGCTGGTTAATGCCTTGAAATCGGAGGCGGAGCGGGTTAAGATTTTAAGGAGCGAGCTGGACAAATACGCGCA AAAGCAACCGCGTCGCGGGAAATTCGACAATTGGATGTTTTAA